Genomic DNA from Paenibacillus sp. KS-LC4:
CGAACCATGGCTCGCCATTGCCGGAGCCGCCAATGCCAAGGCCCTGGCGCTGTCCGAGCGTATAATACATCAGACCGTCATGCTTGCCCTTGACTTCGCCGCTGCGAATGTCGACCATGTCGCCTTTCTGGGCTGGCAAATAGCCGCTCAGAAATTCCTTGAAGTTGCGCTCGCCGATGAAGCAGACGCCAGTGCTGTCTTTTTTCTTTGCGGTGTACAGGCCTGCCTCTTCGGCAAGCCGTCTAACCTCTGGCTTCGGCAGATGCCCAATCGGGAACATCGCCTTTGCGAGCTGCTTCTGGTTCAGTGCGCTAAGGAAATAAGTCTGGTCCTTGTTGCTGTCCACGCCGCGCAGCAGCTTCGTCTCGCCATCCGGTGTGCGTTCTACGCGCGCGTAATGGCCTGTCGCCAAATAATCGGCGCCGAGCTCATTCGCTTTTTTGAGAAAATCGCCGAACTTGATTTCCCGGTTGCACATCACGTCGGGATTCGGTGTACGGCCGCGCTTGTATTCATCCAGAAAATAAGTGAACACCTTATCGAAATATTGCTTCTCAAAATTAACCGTATAATACGGAATGCCGATCTGGTCGCATACGCGGCGAACGTCTTCCGCGTCTTCCTCTGCTGTGCAGTGACCAAATTCATCGGTATCATCCCAGTTTTTCATAAAAATGCCGACTACATCATAACCTTCCTGCTTAAGCAGCAATGCGGTTACGGAAGAGTCTACGCCGCCGGACATGCCGACCACAACTCTTGTTTCTTGTTTGGATTTTGCCATTTGCTCACACCGCCTTATATTCAAACTCTAAAACGAGTATCTCTCATTGTAGCATATATTTATCGCTGCACAAAAAACTTTTTTGAGTAGATTAGCAAGCTTTTCTCGCATGTTGAACGCACTATATGCTAACATAGAAGCTATATGGGAATACCATGATTTAAGCCGAGTCATGGATGCGCAAGGCAAAACAACTAATGAAAATGAGGTGCCCTTTTATGAAAATATCAACGAAAGGCCGTTACGGTCTCACCATAATGATGGAGCTTGCTGGGAAGTTTGGCGAGGGGCCGATATCTTTGAAAAGCATAGCGGAACGCAATAACCTGTCCGAGCACTATTTGGAGCAGCTCGTTGCTCCGCTTCGGAACGCTGGACTTGTAAAAAGTATTCGCGGCGCCTATGGCGGCTACATTTTGTCCAAGGAGCCTGATCAGATTACGGCTGGAGATGTGATCCGCGTGCTGGAAGGGCCAATCTCCCCGGTTGATTTTACCGAAGAGGATGATCCGGCGAAGCGCGATCTGTGGCTGCGTATTCGCGACGGCATTGCTTCAGTATTAGATTCGACTACACTTCAGGACATGGTGAGCTTCCAGGACCCGGGCAAAGCGGATAGTTATATGTTTTATATTTAGTTGAACTTTATTTGGGATGAATGCTTGATTAGCTTTGCATTAGGTTTTGTTAATAAAAGGTGTATGAATTCAAAAACAGGCTGGCTGAATTTTTATTAGCTAGTCTGTTTTGTTTGTGCTCATTTTTAATTATTCTTTGATGATATGTATAAATATAAGGAATGAAATGAAATATTAATAAAATAAAAAGTGACATTCAATTATACAGGTAATATTTTCTTTTCAAAAGACTGTTATTATTTAATTTTATGATGTAGGATTTAATAAAATACTTTGAGGAGATGAAACGATGAAAGGTTTAATCAGAAAATTATTTTTGGTTGTTACAGCAGTTAGTCTTATGACTTCTAGCTTATTTTTTTCAGCGAAAATAAATGCAGCGGAAGATACCTACGAGTGGGTTAATAGACAAGTGATGCTTGAAGGAAGAACAGCTCCTGGAGTTGTCGAATATCAAGGCAATGTCTACCTATTTGGTGGGGCTAGTACGGGAACTGCAGCTTATAATGGCACCGCGAGTAATCTTTCTTATAAATATGATCCATTAACGAATAGTTGGAGTAAGCTGGCAAATATGAAATACTCACGAATAGCTTTTGTTGCAACTGTGTATCAAAATAAAATTTATGTAATAGGTGGCTATACGAGAGACGAAAGTAGCAATAAAAATCCAAGAAGAACTTCGGTTGAAATTTACGATCCTGCAAATAACAGCTGGAGTAATGGTGTGTCTTTACCGGTTGGAAGATCATGGTCAGGAGCCACTGTCATTAATGATAATCTTTATGTTTTTGGTGGTTCTGACGAAAATGATAAATTTTCCCAAAATGTTTATGTGTTAAATAATGAAACGGAAAAATGGGATTCGAAAAAAGAATTACCCATAGCACTAAGCGGTTTTAGCGTAGTACAAAAAGAAGGCAGGGTATATCTTTTTGCCGCTAATGTTGCCTATGAATATTATGCTGAAACAGACACCTATACAAAACTAGCCGATATAGATTCATCAAGCAAATATAATAATGTTGTTGTTGTAAATGATGAAGTGTTCATAGTTTCTTCTAACAGTAAGGTGCATAAATATAATTTTGAAACGAATACAATGGAGTTTATAACAAATTTGAAGACCCCAAGAGTGCAATTTGTATCAGTAGCTGTAAACAACGGTATTTACGTAATTGGTGGTGTAGTGAATGGCAAGCCATCAAACATTGTCGAAATGCTTTCGATATCGAGTTTGGAACCAACCCCGACGCCTGTGGTGACGCCAACGCCGGAGCCAACCCCGACGCCGACACCTGTGGTGACACCAACCCCGGAGCCAACACCTACTCCAACGCCAGAGGTGACACCAACGCCGGAGCCAACCCCGACGCCGACAC
This window encodes:
- the mnmA gene encoding tRNA 2-thiouridine(34) synthase MnmA, which translates into the protein MAKSKQETRVVVGMSGGVDSSVTALLLKQEGYDVVGIFMKNWDDTDEFGHCTAEEDAEDVRRVCDQIGIPYYTVNFEKQYFDKVFTYFLDEYKRGRTPNPDVMCNREIKFGDFLKKANELGADYLATGHYARVERTPDGETKLLRGVDSNKDQTYFLSALNQKQLAKAMFPIGHLPKPEVRRLAEEAGLYTAKKKDSTGVCFIGERNFKEFLSGYLPAQKGDMVDIRSGEVKGKHDGLMYYTLGQRQGLGIGGSGNGEPWFVTDKDLARNILYVVQGEQHPSMYSTGLIASGMNWIAPEQPEGSFHCTAKFRYRQADQGVTVTPRADGTAHIAFDQPQKAITPGQAVVLYDGDVCLAGGTIDIVEKLDVDEAAFLAAR
- a CDS encoding Rrf2 family transcriptional regulator, with the translated sequence MKISTKGRYGLTIMMELAGKFGEGPISLKSIAERNNLSEHYLEQLVAPLRNAGLVKSIRGAYGGYILSKEPDQITAGDVIRVLEGPISPVDFTEEDDPAKRDLWLRIRDGIASVLDSTTLQDMVSFQDPGKADSYMFYI
- a CDS encoding kelch repeat-containing protein produces the protein MKGLIRKLFLVVTAVSLMTSSLFFSAKINAAEDTYEWVNRQVMLEGRTAPGVVEYQGNVYLFGGASTGTAAYNGTASNLSYKYDPLTNSWSKLANMKYSRIAFVATVYQNKIYVIGGYTRDESSNKNPRRTSVEIYDPANNSWSNGVSLPVGRSWSGATVINDNLYVFGGSDENDKFSQNVYVLNNETEKWDSKKELPIALSGFSVVQKEGRVYLFAANVAYEYYAETDTYTKLADIDSSSKYNNVVVVNDEVFIVSSNSKVHKYNFETNTMEFITNLKTPRVQFVSVAVNNGIYVIGGVVNGKPSNIVEMLSISSLEPTPTPVVTPTPEPTPTPTPVVTPTPEPTPTPTPEVTPTPEPTPTPTPVVTPTSEPTPTPTPVVTPTPTPTPVVTPTPTPDINGRAILVITMTNGLEKEYDLSMAEVNAFIDWYDGKDSGIGKERYTFNKTWNMGPYKSRTDYVIFDKILFFEVNEY